tgactgGTGACATCGACGTATTCATTGTAGAGTacgccttcctgaagccagcctattttCTTGGTTGAGTGAAGTCAAGTTTTGCTACGATTCTATTGTAAATTACCTTGGTGAGCATTTTAAAGCCAATGGGCCTATTATACTTCAATTCTTTAACACCTCCCTTCTTACGCATTAGTATAACGTTGGCATTCTTCTAGCTCTCTGGAAACACTTGAAGTAGTGACGTAATGCATCTAAAGGGCCACAAGCTTTTTAAGTATGACATATTTTCCATccttgattaaatcaactgttatttcatcttctccggCCGCGTTCTCTCGggacatgtcttgcaaagccATTCTGACtccatcgctagttataggactAGTCTCTGTGTACTAGTCTTCCCTGCTTACAAGGAAGGTTACAAGGTTGCATGGCTGAGGTACTGTACAGGTCGCTAtagaatattcctgctgctttTGCTATATAaacgaaattgctgatgacatatTACCCTGGTTGTCTTTCGCTGCATACATCTTGGCCTGTCCTGTGCCAAGCTTTTTACTCACTGATCTCGTGCTGCAGCCTGAAAAACTCATATAGCTCTAAATGCGCATCTGCATTACATGTGGTTCTTTTTCGCCTATGGCTATGGCTACGAAGTAGCTTTAAGCAGTCAGCACAATTCGTTCGCATCTATAACCTCAATCAGAAAGCGCCTTCGAAAAGTTCGATGCCAATTGACGTGAATGAACATAAAAGCGGGCACGACTCTTACCCTCACAGCTAATATCCGCAGGCTGCTGGagattaaaggccaactgcaaaaaaaaaaaaaaaaaaggatggaccGTGTAAGAAAGCCTTGTTTCAGATAGCGTATGTATGTAACGAAACCTTCGTTTGAAATACGGCAAGAAAACTTTGCGTTTAAAATACGGCTCAGTTGATCACCAAAAGatcgcaaaacattttttttttttttaccgaagcTAGAAAAACCGCAGCTGTTACCGCTCGCCGAAAATACCGCGGGACCAAGAACGGAGAGCACCGTAGAAACTCCTCGACAAGACTGCCTAGGTTAGGTGGCGCCAGTGGCGCGGTAAAAATCTCGGCTACGACGCACTGAGATTTACATCATATCCTCTAACAACAAGGTGAACGCGTCGGCTCCTTCGGTGCCATATAAAAGCTCTTATACTAAGAAAATTATACATTTATATCAAAAACCATGTGTTTGTATCAAATTCTATAAATAACTTCGGCTAAATTGCGTATAATATATGGGTATCACAAGCAATTCAGCCAAAGTGCAATGTATAATTTTATACAACTGTATGATTTTTTATATAGCCACATAATTTTCTTAGTAGCAACGTTTAAATGGCCCCTAAGCGGCCGACACGTTCACCTGGTTGGCCTTTAacgcagttggcctttaaggggCATGTTTCGAACGCCGGAATTGCGATGCAAGAGGCGCCTCTGCCTCACGCGTCCCCGCGAACGCCCCAGGAAGGAATTCAAGATAATTCGCTCGCCCGGCGTCAACGCCAATGCACTCCGTTTCACGATAATCAAGCAGCAACGGGAGGCGGGCAAGAAACACGCTCGCAGAGCCTTTTACTCGGCGCTCGCGACTAGAATGACCAACGACCGGAGAAAACATGCGTTGCTGTGATGCATGGCATCGCTGTAGTAAGCATTCTTTTGGCAACCTTGCTGTCTCTTCGTTTTAATTGAAGAGCTTTCACTGTCCGGATCGTTCCACAGTATCTGGCGGTGAAAGTAATGGGAAAATGTAAGGAGGAAGCCCCGAAAGCTCACGTAGCAGGAAAAGCAACAGAACGTGCGATGAATTCGCGGGAAAATAAATATCGAAGTCTCTATGCACTCAATAAAAGCAGCATGCGGGTGACGTTTCGGATCGTTTTGGGGTCGCAATAATGCTGACCAATGTCCTCTTGTTTTAAACGCATGTCCTAGGTGCCCTTTCCCTCTTACAGCGTATTTTACTGCTCGCAAAACAGGCCAGTCACATAGGAAAGCGTGTGCCATTTCGAGGTATAAAAGCCCCCCAGCTCAAAGCCAGCACATCGCACACACGTCCTAGTCACCAGCAGCAGCTCCGTTCAACTTGCCAAGCATCATGAACACCTTCGTGAGTATACACATAGCTATGCTGTCACTCGTCTAGTGCAATGCGCGGTTTGGAGGTATTTCTTTTTACATTTGAGACATCGCGTCGTCGGCTTCTAAACACGAATCGTGAGCAGTCCTCTGCTGCCGTTTATCTAAATCCTCGGATAGCCATCAGTACTGACAGCTTAAAAGAGAAGTCTGCACCCGCGGTACTGTCAAGACGGCGTCGTCAGAGAATGTCAAGAGGCCGATGCTCAAACACTATAGATTATGCCTCACAACGAAAGCTAAAGGTGCGAAGTGTCGTGACGCATTGCTCGTAACCCTTGAGGCCCGTACACACTTGGCATTGTCGCCAGCGTGGAACAAGTGGATTCGCTTTTGTCACTGCCGCCTGCACGGCTGTCAACTTTGACACACTGTGGAAAGCAAATTGGCGCCAAATTCTTGCCTGGCGACGTATTCCGGGACGCTCACTTTCGGCGATCTTATCGCCTCGGCCATCAGGCgcacgctgattggctggttgagcactacacGTCACGCGTAGGCGATAGTGtatatcgccgaaagtgatcgtcccagAATACGTCCCATGGTCATTCAACTTGCCGCAGCGTATTATTCAGCCAATTGATGTTGCATTACATGACTAATCTTGCTTCTCTGTTGCCTTTTCTCCGAATGTTCTAAGCGACGCTACCCTAACTCCGTCTCCACCCTAGACTTTAGCCATCGCCTGCCTTCTGGTGGCCGGCGCCCACTGCGGCTCTGTCTTCACCTACGGCGTTCCGGCCACCGTGTCGGTCGTTCACCACCAGCCTGTGGCCAAGCCTCTGGTTCAGCAGCACCTGGTTCAGCAAGTGGTCCACCAGCCTGTGCTGCACCAGCAGGTGGTGCACCAGCCAGTGGTGTACCAGACCGCGGTCAGAGCTCCCGTGGTGGCGCAGCACAAGGAACTCGTGCACGTGCCTCACCACGAGCACGGCTACACCATCGAGCACAGCAGGCTTGTCCAGCCAAAGTCCACCGTCATCCACCACCACCCTCTGACCGGGTAAAAGAGTTGCACAGTTATCTTtattcaatgttctttttttttattgtttggctTGAGACAGCGCTTTCTGTGTAGGTAGTGAGAAAGCTGATTCGCAATACTGTATCGAGAACAGTCGCTTGCGGGAAATACGGGGGAAATATTATACAAGGTGTATTACACAAGGGTATAGCATAGGAATATTAAACGtggataattggagatcactgggagaggattattattattattattattattattattattattattattattattattattattattattattattattattattattatacgaaACAGATGCGTGACGTGGCGAGTGATTGAGAAAACCGAGGATTCAACGAGTTCCGGGGCACACACCGTAGGACTGACATGCCGCCAAGATATGGTAGTAGAGTAATTAGCTACAATAATGTTAAGTACACTAAAATAAAAGATAGGCCGATTAGGCGTCGATTCATTATTGTAATTTGGCGCAAAAGAACACCGTCGCTGTCACACAGTGCACGTCagatcatggcctccgagatcgagaGCGCGCGCCGCTTTTTCTCGGAGGTCCTGGTAAGATATGCACTACATCCTTGCTCCGTCCATAGGCTATGGTCGGATATGTATATCCGAGCTAAGCCCGTGTCACTCGACCAGAGCGAACTTGAATTTGAAAATACTGCGGCTAGAAGAATACGTTAACGTTCACTCTTTCGACTCGTAGTGTTCCATTGTTATAGCACTTTCTTCTGGTGGTTGTTTTTGCACTGTTTGCATACAGTGCAATCACATGACTGTGGCTTGTAAAAAATATGGTGCCTTCGCGTTCGTGGAATGCGTATTTGTGGGTCTGGTTGTTTTCGCTGCCCTTTGTTTTCTCGCACCACGCACAATATGAATGCGACGTGTGTCACTGTCATGTCTTCTTCGTGGTCCAGTCCCTTGTTGTCCGTATTGCTGCTTCGACTTTAAATCCTCTTTTTTCTTCCATCTTCTTCGACTACGTTCGAGACTTGAGGCGACTTTACTGTGTCTTGCTTTCCCTTCCCGAGCAGCCTGCCGTACCAGCAGACCGACTACCACCACGCCCCAGTGGTGACCGGATCCCGCAGCTCGGTGTACCACAGCCGGCCAGGCTACATCGCCGAGCGTACGAAGACCTACGTCCTCTGAACATTTCGCCACCCACGGTCACCCTCCTGATCGGCGTGTCATCCATTCATCACTCTTCGGCTGCTATTTTTCACTAGGGAATAAATTTGATGTTTAATCCTCCACAACTTTGTCGTGCAGCGTCTGCTTCGCGCTAGGATTCAGCTACACCGGTACGAGGCGAATGAGTGGTTCACTCGATGGACTGTCTGACTTGGTAAAATCTTGGTTGGTAATGCATCGAGAAAGGGACCCTGAaggagattgattgattgattgattgattgattgattgattgattgattgattgattgattgattgattgattgattgattgattgattgattgattgattgattgattgattgattttaacgaCCCAAATTAATACTGGGGCTATGACAGACGCCGTTGTGTCATAGTTCTGACCGCTCGGGGTTCTTAAACCTGAACATAAATTCTTAGTACACGAGCGATCGCCATGGTcacgaatcgaacccgcgacctcgtgctcagcagcagaacgccatagccactgagcaaccccggcaGGTGAAAGGAATGATCGACGTCTCCTGTGATTAGCAAAATCTTACAAAGAAAAGCCCCCGATAATTCCTCAGACAGAGAAACAGCGTCATTTGAGGATAAAGTCGTCATGTTCCGGGTGTTGAATACAGCCCCGCCACCTCTGCGAGGCAGTCGCTTTGTCCTCATGTCCTCAAGAAGCGAAGCAACGCGTTTTGTCGCAGTTTCAAAAGCGTTTAGCTTTCTTTCGAAACTAACTGCGATTTTTGTGAGTGTCAAACCGTTTTCGCGGGCCAATCCCGGGGATAGTGCAGTCTAATACAGCGCTAAATACCACGCAGTGGTGCGCTACTACCGAGCTGTGGTACCGGTGGTACCGTGTCTAGAGGAGAGCGTTCTCGCGTTCTTCCCTGGTGACAGCGTTTTGAGACGTTGTCGTTGGAGACGCTGCACGGGGTTGCGTACTGGTCCAATTGGCTAAGTGGCGCTGGGAGTACCTGTAGGCCCCGCGTACGGGTAAGGCACGGTTGGTAAGGGGAGCGCCACCCATAACACGTAGTGCAACATAGTGCCTCAAGCAACGACCACACAAAGCGTGTCGAACGCATTCTTGGATAGCAACCGGGGTTTATTCCAGCGggttttttcctctctctttttattttatCTGGTGCCCCTTGACTATTATtcatttttcttcccctcttaCTAAGCACAGGGTAGCACCAGCACAGGTTGTTGATGTTGGTAATGTTGATGCCGATTACGATATTGTCGATGATGATAGTGACTATGTTCCTGATGACGCTGTCGTTGATGATAAC
Above is a genomic segment from Dermacentor andersoni chromosome 8, qqDerAnde1_hic_scaffold, whole genome shotgun sequence containing:
- the LOC126529434 gene encoding uncharacterized protein is translated as MNTFTLAIACLLVAGAHCGSVFTYGVPATVSVVHHQPVAKPLVQQHLVQQVVHQPVLHQQVVHQPVVYQTAVRAPVVAQHKELVHVPHHEHGYTIEHSRLVQPKSTVIHHHPLTGLPYQQTDYHHAPVVTGSRSSVYHSRPGYIAERTKTYVL